A single region of the Salvia miltiorrhiza cultivar Shanhuang (shh) chromosome 8, IMPLAD_Smil_shh, whole genome shotgun sequence genome encodes:
- the LOC130997262 gene encoding light-harvesting complex-like protein 3 isotype 1, chloroplastic: MASIGISASTQRACSSQHITKKVSAEARHHVVTPNPNVEPLKLPQKQQHHQPPLDQQRFSDARWKNGTWDLNMFVKQGRMDWDSLIVAEAKRRKFLEVYPEASRNEEAVAFRSSIIPWWVWIVHSHLPEAELLNGRAAMVGFFMAYIVDAMTGLNVVGQTGNFICKVALLFTVVGLLLFRRKEDIENIKKLADEATYYDKQWQASWENPDTTTVVKDNSIKNNR, translated from the exons ATGGCATCCATTGGCATAAGTGCTTCCACACAAAGAGCTTGCAGCTCTCAACATATCACTAAGAAGGTGTCTGCTGAGGCTAGACATCATGTTGTCACCCCCAACCCCAACGTTGAACCTCTAAAATTACCCCAAAAACAACAACACCATCAGCCTCCATTGGACCAACAAAGATTTAGTGACGCCAGATGGAAGAATGGCACGTGGGATCTCAACATGTTTGTAAAACAGGGAAGAATGGATTGGGACTCTCTTATTGTTGCAG AGGCGAAGAGAAGAAAGTTTTTGGAAGTATATCCAGAAGCGTCAAGAAATGAAGAAGCGGTGGCATTCAGGAGTTCGATTATACCATGGTGGGTATGGATTGTTCATTCTCACCTCCCCGAGGCTGAGCTGCTCAACG GTCGAGCGGCTATGGTCGGGTTTTTCATGGCCTATATTGTGGATGCTATGACGGGGCTCAACGTCGTAGGCCAGACTGGGAACTTCATCTGTAAGGTTGCTCTTCTTTTTACTGTAGTTGGACTGCTACTATTTCGAAGGAAAGAAGATATCGAGAATATAAAGAAGCTAGCCGATGAGGCGACGTATTATGACAAGCAATGGCAAGCGTCGTGGGAAAATCCAGATACGACTACTGTTGTGAAAGACAATAGTATTAAGAACAATCGATAG